From Herbiconiux flava, one genomic window encodes:
- a CDS encoding primary-amine oxidase, translating into MTIVETDLAAADPTTPPHPLASLAADEFTRIRDLVTALPDFTATTRFAYVGLDEPHKREVLAWQDGEGPLPERRARVMLLDMATGRSTDNVVSIGSAEAPGALLSTVVLDGSRGQLPVLIEEFEAIADIVAADERWVAALSRRGLTVQNVICVPLSAGYYDFPEEEGRRILRVLAFKQEYPEDHPWAHPVDGLSAYVDTATRSVTRLIDATDLPVPATSGNFDDPALQGPPLDTLKPIVITQPEGPSFTVEGETVSWGNWTFQVGFDTREGLVLRQLAWTDQATGASRPIIYRASIDEMLVPYGDPSPVRFWQNYFDTGEYLFGRFTNSLALGCDCVGEIHYFDATLADELGNPYTISNGICMHEEDFGTLWKHSDMFTGSNETRRSRRLVISFFTTVGNYDYGFYWYLYLDGTIECEAKLTGILFTSAYPGLSADGADYPYASEVAPGLGGPYHQHLFSARLDMTVDGVANAVDEVDVVRVPIGEGNEHGNAFTKGVTRLTTEGTSGRVADASVGRAWHIVNPSTLNGLGRPTGYVLLPQEAPTLLADPSSSIAKRAEFATKHLFVTAYDPAERYAAGDFVHQNPGGDGITRFIADDAPIDGEDIVLWHTFGPTHFPRPEDWPVMPVDYAKFTLKPYGFFDRNPALNVPAPGSSSSSSGAGAGDHCAHHGGDDVAGHVTGHAH; encoded by the coding sequence ATGACCATCGTCGAGACCGACCTCGCCGCCGCCGACCCCACCACCCCGCCGCACCCGCTCGCGAGCCTCGCGGCCGACGAGTTCACGCGCATCCGGGACCTCGTCACCGCCCTGCCCGACTTCACCGCCACCACGCGCTTCGCCTACGTCGGCCTCGACGAGCCGCACAAGCGCGAGGTGCTCGCCTGGCAGGACGGCGAGGGGCCGCTGCCCGAGCGGCGCGCCCGGGTGATGCTGCTCGACATGGCGACCGGGCGCTCGACCGACAACGTCGTGTCGATCGGCTCGGCGGAGGCGCCCGGCGCGCTGCTGTCGACCGTCGTGCTCGACGGCTCGCGCGGCCAGCTCCCGGTGCTGATCGAGGAGTTCGAGGCCATCGCCGACATCGTGGCGGCCGACGAGCGCTGGGTCGCCGCCCTGTCGCGACGCGGTCTCACCGTGCAGAACGTGATCTGCGTGCCGCTGTCGGCCGGGTACTACGACTTCCCCGAGGAGGAGGGGCGGCGCATCCTGCGCGTGCTCGCCTTCAAGCAGGAGTACCCCGAGGACCACCCCTGGGCGCACCCCGTCGACGGGCTGTCGGCCTACGTCGACACCGCCACCCGCTCGGTGACCCGGCTGATCGACGCCACCGACCTGCCGGTGCCGGCCACCTCGGGCAACTTCGACGACCCCGCGCTGCAGGGGCCGCCGCTCGACACCCTGAAGCCCATCGTCATCACCCAGCCCGAGGGGCCGTCGTTCACGGTCGAGGGCGAGACCGTGTCGTGGGGCAACTGGACGTTCCAAGTCGGCTTCGACACCCGCGAGGGCCTCGTGCTGCGCCAGCTCGCCTGGACCGACCAGGCCACCGGCGCCTCCCGGCCCATCATCTACCGCGCCTCGATCGACGAGATGCTCGTGCCCTACGGCGACCCATCGCCCGTGCGGTTCTGGCAGAACTACTTCGACACGGGGGAGTACCTGTTCGGCCGCTTCACGAACTCGCTCGCGCTCGGCTGCGACTGCGTGGGCGAGATCCACTACTTCGACGCGACCCTCGCCGACGAGCTCGGCAACCCGTACACGATCTCCAACGGCATCTGCATGCACGAGGAGGACTTCGGCACGCTCTGGAAGCACTCCGACATGTTCACCGGCTCGAACGAGACCCGCCGCTCGCGCCGGCTCGTCATCTCGTTCTTCACCACCGTCGGCAACTACGACTACGGCTTCTACTGGTACCTCTACCTCGACGGCACCATCGAGTGCGAGGCGAAGCTGACGGGCATCCTGTTCACCTCGGCCTACCCGGGTCTCTCGGCCGACGGCGCCGACTACCCCTACGCCTCGGAGGTCGCCCCCGGCCTCGGCGGGCCCTACCACCAGCACCTCTTCTCGGCACGGCTGGACATGACCGTCGACGGCGTCGCCAACGCGGTCGACGAGGTCGACGTGGTGCGCGTGCCGATCGGGGAGGGCAACGAGCACGGCAACGCCTTCACGAAGGGCGTCACCCGGCTGACGACCGAGGGCACCTCGGGGCGGGTCGCCGACGCGTCGGTGGGCCGGGCGTGGCACATCGTGAACCCCTCCACGCTCAACGGGCTCGGTCGGCCGACCGGCTACGTGCTGCTGCCGCAGGAGGCGCCGACGCTGCTCGCCGACCCCTCGTCGTCGATCGCCAAGCGGGCCGAGTTCGCCACGAAGCACCTCTTCGTCACGGCCTACGACCCGGCCGAGCGCTACGCGGCGGGCGACTTCGTGCACCAGAACCCGGGCGGCGACGGCATCACGCGTTTCATCGCCGACGACGCGCCGATCGACGGCGAGGACATCGTGCTCTGGCACACCTTCGGGCCCACCCACTTCCCGCGGCCCGAGGACTGGCCCGTGATGCCGGTCGACTACGCCAAGTTCACGCTGAAGCCGTACGGGTTCTTCGACCGGAACCCGGCGCTGAACGTGCCGGCGCCGGGCTCGTCCTCGTCCTCCTCCGGCGCTGGCGCGGGCGACCACTGCGCGCACCACGGCGGTGACGACGTGGCCGGCCACGTCACCGGCCACGCTCACTGA